The following proteins are encoded in a genomic region of Pseudorca crassidens isolate mPseCra1 chromosome 1, mPseCra1.hap1, whole genome shotgun sequence:
- the NMT2 gene encoding glycylpeptide N-tetradecanoyltransferase 2 isoform X3, translating to MAEDSESAASQQSLELDDQDTCGIDGDNEEETEHAKGSPGGDLGAKKKKKKQKRKKEKPNSGGTKSDSASDSQEIKIQPPSKNPTIPMQKLQDIQRAMELLSACQGPARNIDEAAKHRYQFWDTQPVPKLNEVITSHGAIEADKENVRQEPYSLPQGFMWDTLDLGNAEVLRELYTLLNENYVEDDDNMFRFDYSPEFLLWALRPPGWLLQWHCGVRVSSNKKLVGFISAIPANIRIYDSVKKMVEINFLCVHKKLRSKRVAPVLIREITRRVNLEGIFQAVYTAGVVLPKPVATCRYWHRSLNPRKLVEVKFSHLSRNMTLQRTMKLYRLPDVTKTSGLRPMEPRDIKAVQELTNSYLKQFHLAPVMDEEEVAHWFLPQEHIIDTFVVESCITPPTRASKPPTPSTISTQRRRCWTS from the exons GAGTCCCGGAGGTGATTTGggtgccaaaaagaaaaagaagaaacagaagagaaaaaaggagaaaccgAATTCCGGAGGCACCAAGTCAGACTCGGCATCTGATTCCCAGGAGATTAAAATTCAGCCGCCTTCAAAA AATCCCACCATTCCAATGCAGAAGTTGCAGGATATCCAGAGGGCAATGGAGCTGTTATCCGCATGCCAGGGCCCCGCCAGGAACATTGATGAGGCTGCCAAACACAGATACCAGTTTTGGGACACACAGCCGGTACCCAAACTAA ATGAAGTAATAACATCTCATGGCGCAATTGAAGCTGATAAAGAAAACGTGCGTCAAGAGCCGTATTCCCTGCCGCAGGGTTTTATGTGGGACACTTTAGATTTGGGTAACGCCGAAGTG CTCAGGGAGCTGTACACGCTGCTGAATGAGAATTACGTGGAGGATGACGACAACATGTTCCGCTTTGACTACTCGCCCGAGTTCCTGCTGTG GGCTCTGCGTCCCCCAGGCTGGCTCCTCCAGTGGCACTGTGGAGTCAGGGTATCTTCGAACAAAAAGCTAGTGGGGTTCATCAGCGCCATTCCCGCGAACATTCGGATCTACGACAG CGTGAAGAAGATGGTCGAAATCAACTTCCTTTGTGTTCATAAGAAATTGAGATCCAAACGGGTAGCCCCAGTGTTGATTCGAGAAATAACCAGAAGAGTGAACCTGGAAGGGATTTTCCAGGCCGTTTATACTGCTGGAGTGGTTCTTCCCAAGCCAGTGGCCACATGCAG ATACTGGCATCGATCACTAAACCCCAGAAAATTGGTAGAAGTGAAATTTTCTCACTTGAGTAGAAATATGACTTTGCAGAGAACAATGAAGCTGTACAGACTTCCAGAT GTTACAAAAACTTCAGGCTTGAGGCCAATGGAACCAAGAGATATCAAAGCTGTTCAAGAACTAACCAACAGTTACCTGAAGCAGTTTCATCTAGCCCCGGTGATGGATGAAGAGGAAGTAGCCCACTGGTTCCTCCCCCAGGAGCACATCATTGACACTTTTGTAGTGGAG TCATGCATCACCCCGCCCACAAGAGCCTCAAAGCCGCCTACTCCTTCTACAATATCCACACAGAGACGCCGCTGCTGGACCTCATGA